A segment of the Desulfovibrio sp. genome:
CCACCAGCCCGAGACCATGCTCGCGCACCAGCTCTGACACTGCCTCAAGTTCCCTGCTGACAATCACCGGCAGCCCCGCCTCCAAAAAACTGAAAAATTTTGTCGGCAATATGTGTGAGAGATGAGGCCGTTGCATGGTGAACACTTCAGGGAAACGATAGACCATGCTGCCCCAGCCGAAACCGCCAATTGTTGCGGGCAGCTGATCTGGCCCCACGCCTTCATGTACGGTGAAGAGAGGCTCTGTCCGTGCCAGATACTCATAGTCCCAGAATGCGCCTCGCTCTCCCTTTCGCTGGTAGGGATTGAGAAAAACATTGAAGGCTACCCCCTGGGCGGCCAACTCACGAATGAGACCGAGAAGCTGGACATCGCCAAAGGGAGGGGCTGGGTAGTTCGAAGGGTTGAGGGTTCCACAAAAGACAAGACTTCGCCTCCCCGCAGCTCCCAAGGGGACATCCGCAAAAAATTCCTTCAACGGATGGCTGTGCAAGTGAATCAGTGGAGGTGAGGTTGAGTATTGCTCGACAAGGGTGCCAACCGACCCATCTCGATAGTTGAGCGCAACACCAGACGATGCGGACAGGGCCACGCTGATGGAATGGTGTTCCGCTGCCGCCTCCCCCTGAGCAAATAGCCGGTCGTATTCCTCATCCGTGAAACAGTAATTCGGGAGATCGTTGAATTCGGTGATCACGGGCGACACCGAGAGCGCGGCAGCCGCTGCGGCGAAACAGTGCAATCCCAGCCATCCCTGGAAGTGAACCGCCCGGAAACGATGCTTGGCGAGCAATCCGTAGAAAAGCTCCAGATTGGCACCAGCATTCAGGATCACATCGAAGAAGCCTTGCTTGTGCGCCTGATTGGAAGGATTGAGGCAGAGGAAGGCTGTCTGGAAGCCTCTGCGCCGAAGGGCCATGCTAAGTTTGCCCTGGTTAAAGTAGGTGTAGATCCCAGCAAAGAGAATCGTCCGCTTGGGGTCAAGTCGGGCGATGGAGTCCGACATGGCAGAGAATAGCCCGCCCAGAGCCTCGTCGTATGCCTGCCTCCAGAACGAAGGAACTGCAAAAGGGATGTTGTTTGCTGTAAGATTAGGCACCACTTGTACGGGCCCGGCACATGCTTCGGGCAAACCCTGTCCCTGCTCCTCGTCGAGCACGAGCAATGCCCCGGCCTGCTTGGACGCCGAAAGCGGCAAGGACTCCACGAGTCCGATGCCTGGAGCGAATAAAGGACTTGCCGGCTCGGCCTCAAGCAAAACGACCTTTTCGAAACCGTCGAGAATGCCTGATGAGAGGAGTTGGGCCCCGAGGTCTCGGTCGCCAACCACTCCAAGTACCTTTCTTTGCCCAGACCTCAGCTTGGCAACGGCAATGGAGGCGGCACGCAGCCTAAGCCTGTCAGCCATGGACTGGCGTTCACGCGGGGAGGCAGCTTCAGCGCCTTTACGTTGAAGAGTTTCCCACAAAAATGGATCGGCCTGGGCCAATGTTCTGAAAACGCTCACCGTCACTCCGTCAGATATGGTATACGGGCTTCAGCTTCCGCTCGTGTTCAGTGAACGGCCCCACCTGGAGATTACAGCCCCCTGAACCGTTCTATGTCTTCAATTCCCTCGTAGAGAGCCTTCAGAGCCGGGATAGCCGTTGCCACCTCGAAGCGTTCGCGGAAGCGGGCAACGCCCTCACGCAAGGCCGCGTAGTCGGCCTCAGCAAGCAGCTTAGGGAGACTCTCCAATCTTCTCAGCGAGTAGATGACTCCAATGCCATATTCACGCACCAAATCCGCGATGTAATGAAACTCCTCGTAGGCTAGAATTGGCAGGCCTGCTTCAAAGTAACTGAATATCTTTGTGGACATATTGGTGTGAAAGGCTTCGATACGGTACGTGGACAACTCCACGTTGTCGTACAGCAGTCCGTAATGGAAATGCTTGATTCCCTCCGGCAATGCATAAAAGGGCATTCCAGGTTGAAAGCTGAAATGCGGTAATCTGTCTTGCATGGAAATATAGCGGCCCTGCTCGTTCCAGAACATGTTGCGGGCGTTCTGGTTTGCGTAGATCGTAAGTTCGAGCTCGCCGCCGGTTCCTTCGATGATCGGATCAAATACTTGGTTTGCGTGGCCGTTTTTCAAAGCCAGGTGGAAAGGCATGACCCCGCCAGCGTAGACCAACCGGTACGGCGGCATGTCCGAAGATTCTCCGCAAGAGAAAAACTCCCGACACGGCAAGGCGTGGACTTGAACACCAGGAGTATCGAGCTTCCAGGCCTGGCGGATGGCCTCGTATCCTTTGTCAGGCATCTTGTGGACCACGGCGTCTGCTCGGGAGAGCACCTCTCGTTCCAGGCGGCAATTGAACGTATCCTGATCGCGAGACATATAGTGCCAGGAATCGTACAGATCGACGACCAAGCGCCCTCCGCCGAGGGCTTCCACTGCCAGCGCTCCAAGCAGAGAAGGCTGCACATGCACCGAGAGAGCCAGCGGAGAGGCCTGTGGCAGCAAGGTCAGAAGTTCCCGGTAGTGTTCGAGCTCGTACACCTGGTCAAACCAACGCAGGCATTGCACGTCCTCGCGGGCGCAACAGGCAATAAAGGTGGTGTAGTAGTCCCCTGTCCGGCGCAGGGCGATACTTTTCTTAATGCTGTTGAGATACGGATAGTATGACAGAAAAATGACATGCTTTTTTCCGCCCACTTCCGCACGGTCAAGGTTCTCCAGGGGTTGACGGAAGGCGAGAGCCTCGCGGCCACGCGGCATAGGAGCATCCAGCAGATCATGAACTCCGGCTCGAAGATCCGCCGGAAGCCAGCCGAACTTCCCATTTCCGACCACCATCATCACTCCTCAGAGGCCCAAAAGCCGGTGAGAGTCAGCTCCAGCCGCGCATCCGGCACGCCTGCACGGCGGAGAACTCCATTGTTGAATCATTATGTAACACAGCATTTATACTAAATAAAATTGACGTGCATGGGAGGTTCGCCAACTGGATCGGGAAGCTTTGCACCATTATGCTTGATCTCCCAGAGGGTTTCGTTGACCTTGTGCTGCAGGCACAGGGACACGCAGGTCTTACGCGCATCGAAGCGTTCCGAGCGAAGTTCTTTGAGTACATCCCAGTAATGGTCGCTTTCCCAAAGGTGCTTAAAGGACACGTCAACAAGATTTCCTATATGAAAACGCTCGAACCTGGGCATAAAGAGTCCGCCGCACGGGGCCACCAGTCCAGAGCCGCTGAACTGCATCATTATTGGCGGACCGTAACATGGTCCGTAGCAACGTTTTCCGTTCGAAAGGATCTTGGACCACTTGGCCTGAACTGTATACGTATCCGTGGAGAGGGCCTCGGCGCTCTTGAGTATCTCCACTAGTCCGAAATACTTGTCGTACTCCACACCGAGATTGCCCTGGTCGTCGTCGCTGCAGTGCTTGATAACCAGATAGTCAACGCCGAGTTCGCGGCCCAGTCTGGCCAGCGGAAGCACCTGGCTTCCCATGTGCGGCATGAGCACCATTTGCAGACCGATGGTCACTTCGAGCTTTTTCTCGCGCTTGATCTCAACGCATCTCCGGATGGTTTGGATCACCTTCTCGTAGGCAGCAACGTCGACGCCCATGGTTTGAGCGTAAACATCCGGTTCACCGGCCGAGATGTTAAAACGCAAATATGTGAGGGCGGTCAGGATGTCTTCGAGCTTGTCGTCGCGCAGGAGGAAGCCGTTCGTGCCGAGAGCCATGTCGATGCCGTTGGCCTTGCCGCGAAGGATTGCCTCGTAAAGATGTGGGCTGCAGGTGCTTTCGCCGTCACTGACGAAGCTGATGCCCTTAACGCCAATTTCAGCGGCGTCGTCCAAAAAGCGCATGGCCGCATCGCGGTGTATCCGCCGGCCTTCATTCTCCTGCAATTTACCTATGCAATAGACACACTTGTATGTACACGCCCGTGTGAGGGCGCAATCGATGGTTATAGG
Coding sequences within it:
- a CDS encoding radical SAM protein; translation: MLAGERVAPITIDCALTRACTYKCVYCIGKLQENEGRRIHRDAAMRFLDDAAEIGVKGISFVSDGESTCSPHLYEAILRGKANGIDMALGTNGFLLRDDKLEDILTALTYLRFNISAGEPDVYAQTMGVDVAAYEKVIQTIRRCVEIKREKKLEVTIGLQMVLMPHMGSQVLPLARLGRELGVDYLVIKHCSDDDQGNLGVEYDKYFGLVEILKSAEALSTDTYTVQAKWSKILSNGKRCYGPCYGPPIMMQFSGSGLVAPCGGLFMPRFERFHIGNLVDVSFKHLWESDHYWDVLKELRSERFDARKTCVSLCLQHKVNETLWEIKHNGAKLPDPVGEPPMHVNFI